In the genome of Candidatus Cloacimonadota bacterium, the window TGAGAAGCTGAAAAAGTATCTTAAAAAATTAGATTAACCTTTTCCCAATTTCTCTCCTTCCTTAAGCAAAATAAAAAACACCACAGCCACAAAAATAACGCACAAAAGAGCTGTATCCGTAAAATTATTGATTTCCAAAGTATCGGCATTGAAAATTGTTTTAAAATCGGTAGAATCGTTCATGAGGCCATGAAAAGCAATTCCGATTAAAATGCTGCCACCCAATCGATTATAAAAGTATGTGATCACGATCGAATACAAAATACACATCAAAGTAAAAACGAAATAGAAGGTTATAAAATCAAGAAATGGTGTAAAGTTAAGTTTTACCGGAATGTGCCACAAAGACCAGATAGTTCCAAGAATTATGCTCGCTTTCAGCGGACTCCATTTTTTCTGTAATCTGGGTAATGCAAAACCGCGCCAGCCGATCTCTTCCATCAAACCTCCGCCATCGAAAAACAAGCTGGTAATAAAGAGAAAAATCATTTCCCACCCAGAATAAACAGGATGAATTTTCAAAAGATTAGAAGTTTCCACATCACTGACATAATTGCGCAAAAAAGAATAAACGAGATTTATCC includes:
- a CDS encoding CPBP family intramembrane metalloprotease, yielding MNLKNCLEKRPVLSFWLLAIILAVLVIPYGFLVFTHFPNFGSDIDAVTEGKGYNTNILYSIPIALKVHGGIWYALILLLWPATASISALIISYILKKKQGLKELFSRFRFWSSKISLRKGVSIWLQAILLAVGINLVYSFLRNYVSDVETSNLLKIHPVYSGWEMIFLFITSLFFDGGGLMEEIGWRGFALPRLQKKWSPLKASIILGTIWSLWHIPVKLNFTPFLDFITFYFVFTLMCILYSIVITYFYNRLGGSILIGIAFHGLMNDSTDFKTIFNADTLEINNFTDTALLCVIFVAVVFFILLKEGEKLGKG